One window of Nitrososphaerota archaeon genomic DNA carries:
- a CDS encoding phosphoribosylamine--glycine ligase — MKILGVGGGGREHAIADKLSTSEHSPKIYWISEYTNPGISEICKSTSGEYIHGSTTDPSKIVEFTRKVKPEFVFVGPEEPNFHGVPDALEKASILCIGAKKAAAVIEMSKAEMRRLQWKYDVRGKLLFKTFRSSEEAYSTLDKYSKTLTWLQNVALKPARQAGGKGVKVIEDRQIYLHDEKQKFKSRHFDWLEGYMKPYADVEDKILVEENVWGPEYTLHCFTDGKNVVGMPMVQDNKNAHEFDIGTETGGMGSISGPGMVLPFLTEDEYRESVEIVKSMVMAIQDTTGETYHGIVAGQMMLTEIEGPTVIEMYSRLGDPEALNVMAMLESDLVDVSLAILDGKLKSSDVKFNNTAVVAKALAPKGYPDYRDLAKNHPIEADEKAIQEKGAKLYWASVHDDDKKIITMGSRAVEVAAVADDLTTASSIVESCVEHVRLTDGWQMYHRSDIGTKELLAKRNDLAERARSLYMQRKKNGTLGKRVDWLPGVGRVDPVQNLKKELMER; from the coding sequence ATGAAGATACTCGGAGTCGGAGGAGGGGGGAGAGAGCACGCGATCGCTGATAAGCTCAGCACAAGCGAACACTCTCCAAAGATTTACTGGATAAGCGAATACACGAATCCAGGCATAAGTGAGATATGCAAAAGCACAAGTGGCGAATATATACACGGAAGCACCACTGACCCATCAAAGATCGTCGAGTTCACACGGAAAGTCAAGCCAGAATTTGTCTTTGTTGGGCCTGAGGAGCCTAACTTCCACGGTGTACCAGACGCTTTAGAAAAAGCAAGCATTCTATGCATAGGAGCCAAGAAAGCTGCTGCAGTAATAGAAATGTCGAAGGCAGAGATGCGCAGGTTGCAGTGGAAGTACGATGTAAGGGGAAAGCTGCTTTTCAAGACTTTCCGCTCCTCTGAAGAAGCGTATTCCACTCTAGACAAGTATTCCAAGACCCTGACATGGTTGCAGAATGTTGCATTGAAACCAGCAAGACAGGCTGGCGGTAAAGGCGTCAAGGTCATTGAAGACAGGCAAATCTACTTGCATGATGAAAAGCAGAAATTCAAGTCGAGACACTTCGACTGGTTAGAGGGATACATGAAGCCCTATGCAGATGTCGAGGATAAGATACTTGTTGAGGAAAACGTATGGGGGCCCGAATATACTCTGCACTGTTTTACTGACGGAAAGAATGTTGTGGGGATGCCCATGGTGCAGGATAACAAAAATGCACATGAATTTGACATTGGGACTGAAACTGGAGGCATGGGCTCGATTTCAGGCCCAGGCATGGTCTTACCATTTCTTACCGAAGATGAATACAGAGAGTCTGTAGAGATAGTTAAGAGCATGGTGATGGCAATTCAGGACACGACAGGCGAAACTTATCATGGTATAGTGGCTGGACAGATGATGCTGACGGAGATTGAAGGACCTACAGTCATTGAAATGTATTCTAGACTCGGCGATCCCGAAGCGTTGAATGTCATGGCAATGCTGGAGTCGGATTTGGTCGATGTATCACTTGCTATACTCGATGGTAAGCTAAAATCATCTGATGTGAAGTTCAACAACACGGCAGTAGTCGCAAAAGCCCTTGCTCCAAAGGGGTATCCTGATTATCGTGATCTGGCTAAGAACCATCCCATTGAAGCAGACGAAAAGGCAATCCAAGAGAAAGGAGCGAAACTGTATTGGGCTTCTGTTCATGACGATGACAAGAAAATAATTACGATGGGCTCAAGAGCAGTCGAAGTTGCTGCTGTTGCTGATGATCTGACAACAGCTAGCAGCATAGTTGAAAGTTGCGTTGAGCATGTAAGATTGACAGACGGCTGGCAGATGTACCATAGAAGCGATATTGGCACTAAGGAGCTTCTTGCCAAAAGAAATGACCTTGCTGAGAGGGCAAGATCATTGTACATGCAGAGAAAAAAGAATGGTACGCTTGGCAAAAGAGTCGATTGGCTTCCCGGAGTTGGAAGAGTAGATCCAGTCCAGAATCTAAAAAAGGAGCTGATGGAAAGGTGA
- the purC gene encoding phosphoribosylaminoimidazolesuccinocarboxamide synthase translates to MTVKQAKLLRKGKVKNIYTLPDDKLLFEFSDRVSAFDVVLPTPIPRKGEVLCKFAKFWFDTLDCPNHLVDVVDDNKIVVKKLKMIPVECIVRGYLYGSLFERVKKGIAKYEGEKVLAARLPKPIFDPTTKSETHDLPITKQEAVSGGLVTNKTYDFLSKKSIDLYLQMVKIAERSGFIIADIKFEFGMDGQKILLADSIGPDEFRLWPKERYSPGKTQEAFDKQLVRDWLISVGYKEKVDEAAKHDRPAPKPPELPDDLVRQVSKRYVESYERITGRKL, encoded by the coding sequence ATGACAGTCAAGCAGGCCAAGCTGCTCAGGAAGGGCAAGGTCAAGAACATCTACACCCTCCCAGATGACAAACTGCTATTCGAATTTTCAGACAGGGTTTCAGCCTTCGACGTAGTTCTGCCTACCCCGATTCCTCGTAAGGGAGAAGTGCTCTGCAAGTTCGCAAAGTTCTGGTTCGATACCCTTGACTGTCCCAACCACTTGGTAGACGTTGTCGATGATAACAAGATCGTCGTAAAGAAGTTAAAGATGATACCTGTAGAATGCATCGTTCGAGGGTACCTGTATGGCAGTCTTTTTGAGAGAGTCAAGAAGGGGATCGCGAAATATGAAGGGGAAAAGGTTCTTGCTGCAAGGCTTCCCAAGCCGATCTTTGATCCAACGACAAAGTCAGAGACGCATGATTTGCCAATAACAAAACAGGAAGCGGTTTCTGGAGGACTGGTAACAAACAAGACTTACGACTTTCTTTCCAAAAAATCAATTGATCTGTATCTGCAAATGGTCAAAATCGCTGAAAGGTCTGGTTTCATAATTGCCGATATAAAGTTCGAGTTTGGGATGGATGGTCAAAAGATCTTGCTCGCTGATTCTATAGGGCCCGATGAATTCAGGCTCTGGCCGAAGGAGAGATACTCGCCCGGGAAGACGCAGGAAGCTTTTGATAAGCAGCTGGTAAGGGACTGGTTGATAAGCGTCGGATACAAGGAGAAGGTGGATGAGGCTGCTAAACATGACAGGCCAGCTCCAAAGCCTCCAGAGCTTCCAGACGATCTGGTTAGACAGGTTTCGAAGCGCTACGTTGAGTCTTACGAGAGGATAACAGGGAGAAAACTCTGA
- the purE gene encoding 5-(carboxyamino)imidazole ribonucleotide mutase — MAKVTILAGSKSDQKTIDDVVSFLKENGINFDAQVISAHRNRKKLEDYIMNSDADVFIGIAGLSAALPGAIASMTTKPVIGVPLNVQLGGLDSLLSAVQMPPGVPVACVGIDNGKNAAILAMEILALKDPTISQKLETYRRSWSK, encoded by the coding sequence ATGGCCAAAGTTACAATATTAGCGGGGAGCAAGTCGGATCAAAAGACCATAGATGATGTAGTTTCGTTCCTGAAGGAGAACGGCATCAATTTCGATGCACAAGTGATTTCAGCACACAGGAACAGGAAGAAGCTTGAAGATTACATAATGAACTCTGATGCAGATGTCTTCATAGGTATAGCAGGGCTTTCTGCAGCTTTGCCAGGCGCCATCGCATCCATGACGACAAAACCTGTAATTGGGGTTCCGTTAAACGTGCAGCTTGGAGGGCTTGATTCGCTTCTTTCTGCAGTGCAGATGCCTCCTGGTGTGCCTGTAGCTTGCGTCGGTATAGACAACGGGAAGAACGCTGCAATACTTGCGATGGAGATACTCGCACTGAAGGACCCAACAATAAGCCAGAAACTCGAAACTTACAGAAGGTCATGGTCTAAATGA
- the purL gene encoding phosphoribosylformylglycinamidine synthase subunit PurL produces the protein MSQLEMFGLSLTEAERAAVRRRLGREANSLELSMIDVEWSEHCSYKSSKHMLKLLPTKGKRVLLGPGYDAGVLDIGNGDIATLHIESHNHPSAIDPYGGAATGVGGILRDILSLGTRPIALLDSLRFGMINKNPNSRWLFQHVIRGIADYGNCTGVPTVGGEIDFDPSFERNCLVDVVCLGIGKKENIVLAIAKNPGDSVLLVGGSTGRDGIHGTTFASRDLSGKDSEDRSAVQIPDPFTKKQIIEATIEAVKTGYVTGLKDLGAGGIACGVSEVAYAGDTGVDIELSNVHLRETSMQPYEIMISESQERMIFVVERGYEETVGKIFKKYGLLYSIIGKVTDTKRMIVRQNGKVVADLPVEVLVRAEPAPREARKPKYIEEISRVEIPESRESLDTIIMKLLSSPNLASKRWVYQQYDHEVGARTVVKPGHAGASVLRINDEKFLAIKVDGNPKHCYLDPYNGAAGILAEACRNVIAVGAEPIAMVDHLQFGNPGNTEVYWTFSESVRGFADYCKEFNLPCVGGKVSFYNEDIHTHLAIKPTPLAAVLGLIEKSDNIRNATPSEDSIILQIGETKNELGGSEYQDQIFGTIGGNVPKLDFTAERASQKAVSEGIRAGLISSVNDCSSGGLVVAVAEMCMLSGLGSTIDIVRCPSSTKRWDEIAFSESHSRFIIAASKTNVSKIVELARKNGAKCAEIGVFKDKVFDVSYAGKKLASLQVGKMKHEWETAIPRLMGDAK, from the coding sequence ATGAGCCAGTTAGAAATGTTCGGATTGTCGTTGACTGAGGCGGAACGAGCAGCAGTAAGGAGGAGACTCGGGCGGGAAGCTAATTCTCTCGAGTTGTCAATGATAGATGTTGAGTGGTCTGAGCATTGCAGCTACAAATCCTCGAAGCATATGCTTAAGTTGCTGCCGACAAAAGGGAAGAGGGTCCTTCTTGGCCCTGGGTACGACGCTGGTGTGCTAGACATCGGAAATGGAGACATTGCAACGCTCCACATTGAAAGCCACAATCACCCTTCGGCCATTGACCCATACGGAGGAGCAGCTACAGGCGTAGGAGGGATACTTAGGGATATTCTTAGTCTTGGCACAAGGCCAATAGCGCTTCTTGATTCGTTGCGATTTGGAATGATAAACAAGAACCCGAATTCAAGGTGGTTATTCCAGCATGTAATCAGAGGGATTGCAGACTATGGTAACTGCACAGGAGTACCTACTGTTGGTGGGGAGATAGATTTCGATCCGTCGTTCGAGCGCAACTGCCTTGTAGATGTAGTCTGCTTGGGAATAGGGAAGAAGGAAAACATTGTACTTGCAATTGCAAAGAATCCTGGCGATTCTGTACTTCTGGTTGGAGGGAGCACCGGCAGGGATGGCATTCACGGGACAACCTTTGCATCAAGAGACCTCTCGGGGAAGGATTCGGAAGATCGCTCAGCAGTCCAGATACCCGACCCGTTCACAAAGAAACAGATTATCGAGGCTACAATTGAAGCCGTAAAGACTGGGTATGTGACTGGCTTGAAAGACCTAGGAGCTGGAGGCATAGCATGTGGAGTATCGGAAGTAGCTTACGCTGGAGATACTGGTGTCGACATAGAACTCTCCAATGTGCACCTTAGAGAAACGAGCATGCAGCCATATGAGATAATGATTTCAGAGTCGCAGGAACGGATGATATTTGTAGTGGAGAGAGGGTATGAAGAAACAGTGGGCAAGATTTTCAAGAAATATGGGTTGCTATATTCGATAATCGGGAAGGTTACGGACACCAAGAGGATGATAGTTAGGCAGAACGGTAAGGTCGTCGCAGACCTTCCAGTAGAAGTTCTGGTTAGGGCCGAACCAGCACCAAGAGAGGCTAGGAAACCTAAGTACATAGAGGAAATCAGCAGGGTGGAAATTCCAGAATCGAGGGAAAGCCTTGACACAATAATAATGAAGTTGCTATCGTCCCCAAATTTAGCATCTAAAAGGTGGGTCTACCAGCAATATGATCATGAAGTAGGTGCGCGGACAGTGGTAAAGCCAGGCCATGCGGGGGCATCGGTACTAAGAATTAACGATGAAAAATTCCTTGCGATTAAGGTAGATGGAAACCCGAAACACTGCTACCTAGACCCGTATAATGGCGCTGCAGGAATTTTGGCTGAGGCATGCAGGAATGTCATTGCAGTTGGAGCAGAACCAATAGCAATGGTTGATCATTTACAATTCGGCAACCCCGGTAATACAGAAGTGTACTGGACCTTCAGCGAAAGTGTTCGAGGTTTTGCAGATTACTGCAAAGAATTTAATCTACCATGTGTTGGAGGAAAGGTGAGTTTCTACAATGAAGACATTCATACTCATTTGGCCATAAAGCCTACTCCTCTTGCTGCTGTTCTTGGACTGATTGAGAAATCAGATAATATCAGAAATGCAACTCCTTCGGAAGATAGCATAATATTGCAGATAGGCGAAACTAAGAACGAGCTAGGGGGTTCAGAATATCAGGATCAAATCTTCGGGACAATTGGGGGAAACGTTCCGAAACTTGATTTTACAGCAGAACGGGCTAGCCAAAAGGCGGTCTCCGAAGGTATAAGGGCGGGACTAATCAGCTCTGTTAATGATTGTTCCTCTGGAGGATTGGTGGTTGCAGTTGCAGAGATGTGCATGCTTTCGGGCCTAGGCTCTACAATAGATATTGTGAGATGTCCTTCGTCCACTAAGAGGTGGGATGAAATAGCATTTTCAGAAAGCCATTCAAGATTCATTATAGCAGCATCAAAAACCAATGTTTCAAAGATTGTTGAACTTGCAAGAAAGAACGGTGCTAAATGTGCAGAAATAGGAGTTTTCAAAGACAAAGTTTTCGATGTCAGCTACGCAGGCAAGAAACTCGCATCTCTGCAGGTTGGAAAAATGAAACATGAATGGGAAACTGCTATCCCAAGGCTCATGGGAGATGCAAAATGA
- a CDS encoding amidophosphoribosyltransferase: protein MPGIFGVYPFGEGRENWNASRFLYFGLSALQGRGQEIASIALFDAGKKSFSVITEKGLVDDLFRNGRKFPASFLGLGLVSAFEDDSIIEVKSPTKLVLAGDGKPLLHKEKAKAFRNLAETLSEKLAENKDSIRAVTEMLSEVKGGFSFIAIVENQEMICVRDKMGVKPLEVGAVGFDLGVVASETCALDVIGAGHTGSIKPAEVIVLDPLSIRRKITPSSKKSQCSFEFVYLARPDSYIGSVSVYEVRERIGETLATESPARGDVIVGVPETALPFAVAYSRATKIPNKLGFTRTGRHMRTALKPTQFERISGVQLKLNPIRSAIEKKETILIDDSIVRGNTLKNTVLNMKRKGAKKVHVRVGSPALVSECPYGVDVPPKDELIGRNVSGKEIAQIIGADSFAYLSTEGLAKAIGLTSKELCMGCFTGKYPEKVQ, encoded by the coding sequence GTGCCAGGAATATTCGGAGTGTATCCATTCGGCGAAGGCAGAGAAAACTGGAACGCTTCACGATTTCTGTATTTCGGTCTCTCGGCACTTCAAGGAAGAGGGCAAGAGATCGCTTCAATTGCTTTATTCGACGCAGGAAAAAAATCATTCAGCGTCATAACTGAAAAGGGGTTAGTTGACGACCTTTTTCGAAATGGAAGAAAGTTTCCTGCAAGCTTTCTTGGATTGGGACTAGTTTCCGCTTTTGAAGATGATAGTATAATAGAAGTAAAATCTCCCACTAAGCTTGTTCTTGCAGGCGATGGCAAACCTTTGCTCCACAAAGAGAAGGCCAAAGCTTTCAGGAACCTTGCGGAGACGCTTTCAGAGAAGTTAGCTGAGAATAAGGATTCAATCAGGGCCGTTACAGAGATGCTATCCGAAGTCAAAGGAGGATTTTCTTTTATCGCGATCGTAGAAAACCAAGAGATGATTTGCGTACGTGACAAGATGGGCGTGAAGCCTCTCGAGGTTGGGGCTGTGGGCTTCGACCTTGGAGTAGTAGCGTCAGAAACATGCGCTTTGGATGTTATAGGAGCGGGCCACACTGGTTCGATAAAGCCTGCCGAAGTAATAGTCTTAGATCCTTTGAGCATAAGAAGGAAGATAACCCCAAGTAGCAAGAAATCTCAATGCTCATTCGAGTTCGTGTACCTTGCAAGGCCAGACTCTTACATAGGGAGCGTATCGGTGTATGAAGTACGGGAGAGGATAGGCGAAACTCTAGCAACGGAATCGCCAGCACGGGGAGATGTCATCGTAGGAGTCCCAGAGACCGCTCTTCCCTTTGCAGTAGCTTATTCAAGAGCGACAAAGATTCCTAACAAGCTCGGATTTACCAGAACTGGTAGGCACATGCGAACTGCCCTGAAACCTACGCAATTTGAAAGAATTTCTGGAGTTCAACTAAAACTGAACCCTATAAGGTCAGCGATCGAGAAAAAGGAAACTATCCTGATCGACGACAGCATTGTGCGAGGGAATACGCTGAAGAATACGGTGCTGAACATGAAGAGAAAGGGTGCAAAGAAGGTTCATGTCAGAGTTGGGAGTCCAGCTCTGGTATCAGAATGTCCCTATGGCGTTGACGTACCTCCAAAGGATGAATTGATCGGCAGAAACGTTTCTGGCAAAGAAATTGCGCAGATAATTGGCGCTGACAGTTTCGCTTATCTCTCTACTGAAGGGCTCGCAAAAGCTATTGGATTGACAAGCAAAGAGCTCTGCATGGGTTGCTTCACAGGAAAGTATCCGGAGAAGGTACAATGA
- a CDS encoding deoxyribonuclease IV yields the protein MPIGVHVSISGSIDRAIDRANELKCTTFQIFTRNPRGWKFSDLKDENSKNFREKLASSDLVSPLDHMPYLPNLATPEKEIYERSVNVLIAELKRASHLNIPYVVTHIGSHKGKGVAYGIKRVTDACNRALKAANNNSMILLEITAGTKNSVGSTFEHIKQIIDGITPNNKVGVCFDTCHAFAAGYDISRLEGVQSTIKLLDEIIGLERVRAVHANDSKGPLGSGLDRHEHIGLGQIGEKGFRELLSDRHFRELPIVLETPIDKRRDDAGNIKKLKQFCS from the coding sequence TTGCCAATAGGCGTTCACGTTTCAATTTCCGGTTCAATAGACAGAGCAATAGACAGGGCCAATGAACTCAAATGTACAACATTCCAGATATTCACCAGAAATCCCAGGGGCTGGAAATTTTCAGACTTGAAGGATGAGAATTCCAAGAACTTCAGAGAGAAACTTGCATCATCAGATCTGGTTTCTCCTTTAGACCACATGCCCTACCTCCCAAACTTGGCAACTCCAGAAAAGGAAATTTATGAGCGCTCTGTTAATGTATTAATTGCAGAGCTAAAGCGTGCATCACATCTGAACATCCCATACGTTGTTACGCATATTGGGAGCCACAAGGGTAAGGGTGTAGCCTATGGAATAAAGCGGGTAACAGACGCCTGCAATAGAGCGTTAAAAGCAGCAAACAACAATTCAATGATATTGTTGGAAATAACTGCAGGGACAAAAAATAGCGTCGGCTCTACTTTCGAGCATATCAAGCAGATCATTGACGGGATAACGCCGAACAACAAGGTCGGAGTATGCTTTGACACATGCCATGCATTTGCAGCAGGCTATGACATAAGCAGATTAGAAGGAGTTCAAAGCACAATAAAGCTGTTAGATGAGATCATTGGTTTAGAGAGGGTAAGGGCTGTACATGCAAATGATTCTAAGGGTCCTCTTGGCTCTGGCCTAGACAGACATGAGCATATAGGATTAGGGCAAATTGGAGAGAAGGGCTTCAGAGAACTACTTTCGGACAGACATTTTAGGGAATTGCCGATAGTTCTTGAGACTCCAATCGATAAAAGAAGAGATGACGCAGGAAATATAAAGAAACTAAAGCAATTTTGTTCTTAA
- a CDS encoding amidophosphoribosyltransferase, with protein MTEIKEKCGIFGAYSYGGSDVIPLMVTGLRALQHRGQEAWGVCTPAIRPHRQKGLVTENLDKSVPILEKMTSNAAIGHLRYSTVGGSSLKHAQPMPVGDKFAIAHNGTISDTKTLEKNLKEHGISPNGCNDTTLAGYRLQTLLKENNWDWYDAIAKLADELVGAYCLLIITSDGKVFAVRDTRGFRPLCIGYHKQTESYIFASESCALYVMGASLVRDVKQGEVVRLDKNGMDSFSFYRGERATHCAFEYSYFAHPSSIIDGRSVYHARKELGKQLAMLYDGGVDVVVPVPDSARPAALGYAMESDIEFEEGLMKDRYAKRGGIRSFIEPKMVDRERINRWMVAVKEIVSNKDVVVVDDSIVRGTSAPNIIKTLKNAGAKSVKMVVTFPPISNPCHAGINFPTHQELVVYRTCGSNPTIEKANREVAKSIGADSVGYNGIKQLCKGIGLKETELCLSCNTGDYRCLKRTSD; from the coding sequence ATGACTGAAATTAAGGAGAAATGTGGCATATTCGGGGCTTATTCTTACGGCGGTTCAGACGTAATTCCACTCATGGTTACAGGTTTGAGGGCTCTTCAACATAGGGGGCAAGAGGCATGGGGAGTATGTACACCTGCAATAAGGCCGCATCGGCAGAAGGGGCTGGTGACGGAGAATCTTGATAAATCCGTGCCGATCCTTGAAAAGATGACGTCCAACGCTGCCATAGGGCATCTCCGCTACTCCACTGTTGGAGGCTCATCATTGAAGCATGCACAGCCGATGCCTGTGGGGGACAAGTTTGCAATCGCACATAACGGGACTATTTCGGATACGAAGACATTGGAAAAGAATCTTAAGGAGCACGGCATTTCTCCAAACGGTTGCAACGATACTACTTTGGCTGGTTATAGGCTGCAAACCCTGCTGAAGGAGAACAACTGGGACTGGTACGACGCAATCGCGAAACTTGCAGATGAGCTCGTTGGTGCTTACTGTTTACTGATAATTACAAGTGATGGAAAGGTCTTTGCGGTGAGGGATACTCGAGGGTTTAGACCGCTCTGCATAGGCTACCACAAACAAACAGAATCTTACATTTTTGCATCAGAAAGTTGCGCCCTATACGTTATGGGCGCTAGTCTGGTAAGAGATGTAAAACAGGGAGAAGTTGTAAGGCTTGACAAAAATGGTATGGATAGTTTTAGTTTCTACAGAGGAGAGAGGGCCACACATTGCGCTTTTGAGTATTCATATTTTGCCCATCCAAGCTCGATAATTGATGGTCGTAGCGTATACCATGCTAGAAAAGAGCTGGGAAAGCAACTTGCCATGCTTTACGATGGAGGGGTGGATGTTGTTGTACCCGTCCCGGACTCGGCTAGGCCTGCGGCACTCGGATATGCGATGGAGAGCGACATCGAGTTTGAAGAGGGGCTGATGAAAGATAGGTATGCAAAGAGAGGAGGTATCAGAAGTTTCATCGAGCCGAAGATGGTCGACAGAGAACGTATAAACAGGTGGATGGTAGCTGTAAAAGAAATCGTCAGTAACAAAGATGTCGTTGTCGTGGATGATAGTATTGTAAGAGGTACGAGTGCTCCAAACATAATAAAAACTCTGAAAAATGCTGGGGCAAAAAGCGTGAAAATGGTCGTTACATTTCCTCCAATTTCTAATCCATGCCATGCAGGAATAAACTTCCCCACGCACCAAGAACTCGTGGTTTACAGGACATGCGGCAGTAATCCGACTATCGAAAAGGCCAACAGGGAAGTCGCTAAATCTATAGGCGCTGACTCTGTAGGTTACAACGGCATAAAGCAGCTCTGCAAAGGCATTGGCCTGAAGGAGACAGAATTGTGTTTGTCATGTAATACTGGCGATTATCGATGTCTTAAACGGACATCAGACTAG
- a CDS encoding double-stranded DNA-binding protein, producing the protein MESDKDLDMLTAKKMIELRKKIAKVAEPRTKTARDVVVSRLVDRGVEVLEAGERIYPKEMKVIVQRLAELVEKGIISDYISGGELLSLLRTLGLRVSVPTRIAIEEHGKLVSLADKIRER; encoded by the coding sequence ATGGAATCCGACAAAGACCTTGACATGCTAACTGCGAAGAAGATGATAGAGCTAAGGAAGAAGATCGCTAAGGTTGCTGAGCCTAGGACGAAAACGGCTAGGGATGTCGTAGTCTCTAGACTTGTTGATAGGGGCGTGGAGGTTCTTGAGGCTGGCGAAAGAATTTACCCAAAAGAGATGAAAGTTATAGTTCAGAGGCTTGCCGAACTTGTAGAGAAAGGAATTATTTCGGATTACATATCTGGGGGTGAACTACTTTCACTCCTTCGCACCTTGGGTCTCAGAGTTTCTGTACCAACTAGAATAGCTATTGAAGAGCACGGGAAGCTGGTTTCTTTAGCTGACAAAATAAGAGAACGATAG
- the purS gene encoding phosphoribosylformylglycinamidine synthase subunit PurS, which translates to MGTSNYKVDCVISNKPSIRDPEGETILRDLVMRRGYENVKGVRTAKLLQLEVSAPSKESAEKLVMKMCDDLRIYNPIVSTCQIRISGN; encoded by the coding sequence TTGGGGACATCAAACTACAAGGTTGACTGCGTAATCTCGAACAAGCCATCTATTCGAGATCCAGAGGGTGAGACCATACTCCGTGACCTTGTCATGAGAAGAGGTTATGAGAACGTGAAGGGAGTAAGGACCGCCAAACTTTTGCAGTTAGAGGTTTCAGCTCCCAGTAAGGAAAGCGCGGAGAAGTTGGTTATGAAGATGTGCGACGACCTACGGATATACAATCCTATTGTGAGCACTTGCCAGATTAGAATTTCAGGTAATTAG
- a CDS encoding stage II sporulation protein M has protein sequence MNYQPQEKLKVFTRNWLKAFAIILLGLLGVAFMGSAVPLERDEAKQMLEEARKILPQKPSTDAIFLNNFRASLLMTIPGIGIVLAGIILYNTGVVFAATGVTTNIYGPLLMLVVAITPFFWFEFLAYAAGVTQSLLLMKGILKKNIKQEIKRTAYVIAIIAIFLVLGAAVEVIFIERI, from the coding sequence TTGAACTATCAACCACAAGAAAAGCTAAAGGTCTTTACAAGAAACTGGTTAAAGGCCTTTGCAATAATTCTATTAGGACTACTTGGAGTCGCATTTATGGGCTCCGCTGTTCCCTTGGAGAGGGATGAAGCTAAACAGATGTTGGAGGAAGCGAGAAAGATTCTTCCTCAGAAACCGTCCACTGATGCAATATTCCTTAACAACTTTCGAGCTTCACTTTTGATGACGATCCCTGGCATTGGAATCGTCTTAGCAGGGATAATCCTGTACAATACTGGAGTTGTGTTCGCAGCTACAGGAGTCACTACAAACATCTATGGACCACTCTTGATGCTCGTTGTTGCAATAACACCGTTCTTCTGGTTCGAGTTCCTCGCATATGCTGCAGGGGTCACGCAGAGTCTGCTTCTTATGAAAGGCATTCTAAAGAAAAATATTAAACAAGAAATAAAACGAACAGCCTATGTCATAGCAATTATTGCAATATTCTTAGTGCTTGGTGCAGCTGTAGAGGTTATCTTTATCGAGAGAATCTGA
- the purQ gene encoding phosphoribosylformylglycinamidine synthase I, with translation MKVAIIRFPGTNCDLDAYNVLKNVLHLSADLIWHEEVDLRKYDGAILPGGFSYGDHLRAGVIATHSPAMAQVKKAAEEGKPILGICNGFQILAESELLPGALLRNAGLRFVCKWVNLRVDSTRTFFTSELEQGTLLKMPIAHGEGLYLLGENEVKNLEKRGQVAFRYVDEKGNITDDANPNGSISNIAGVSNEKGNVVGLMPHPERASEKILSPFGSSDGLAVLGAFAKAMEVMVGK, from the coding sequence ATGAAGGTCGCAATAATCCGGTTCCCGGGAACCAATTGCGACCTCGATGCGTACAATGTTCTAAAGAATGTTCTCCATCTTTCTGCTGACTTAATTTGGCATGAGGAAGTCGATCTGCGAAAGTACGACGGAGCCATCCTTCCAGGCGGTTTTTCATATGGGGACCATCTGCGTGCAGGTGTCATTGCTACACACAGCCCAGCGATGGCGCAAGTGAAGAAAGCTGCGGAGGAGGGAAAGCCAATATTAGGGATATGCAACGGCTTTCAGATACTCGCTGAATCGGAGCTTCTGCCTGGAGCTCTGCTAAGAAATGCTGGGCTAAGGTTCGTCTGCAAGTGGGTCAATTTACGGGTTGATAGCACTAGGACATTTTTCACTTCTGAGTTGGAACAAGGAACATTGTTGAAGATGCCGATAGCACATGGTGAAGGACTGTATCTCCTTGGTGAAAATGAAGTCAAGAACCTTGAAAAGAGAGGGCAGGTCGCGTTCCGTTATGTAGATGAAAAGGGCAACATCACTGATGATGCAAACCCAAATGGTTCTATCTCAAACATTGCTGGAGTTTCTAACGAAAAGGGCAATGTTGTAGGCTTAATGCCTCACCCAGAAAGGGCATCGGAAAAAATTCTTAGCCCGTTCGGAAGTTCTGACGGGCTAGCGGTTCTTGGAGCATTTGCAAAGGCTATGGAGGTAATGGTGGGGAAATGA